The Erythrobacter insulae genome window below encodes:
- a CDS encoding histidine phosphotransferase family protein gives MTSQTDLAALLCSRLCHDLLSPVGALANGLELLADEQDPEMRARCVELLEQSAKTSTDKLKFFRLAFGAAGGFGENVPVEEARDVINALASDAKRVEIQWAISENSLPKPAVKVMLNLSQIALDALVRGGTLDIGAEKRDGNIEIVARATGPKIAFDETIGHALQGDIAAVEITSRTAAAHMIALLAEEIGGGLQYAVTDDALVLGAVLPEPEGMIG, from the coding sequence ATGACTTCGCAAACCGACCTTGCTGCGCTGCTCTGTTCGCGCCTGTGCCACGATCTGCTCTCTCCTGTCGGGGCGCTGGCCAACGGGCTTGAGCTGCTCGCTGATGAGCAAGATCCCGAAATGCGGGCGCGATGCGTCGAATTGCTCGAACAAAGCGCCAAGACCAGTACGGATAAACTCAAATTTTTCCGGCTGGCTTTCGGCGCGGCGGGCGGTTTTGGAGAGAATGTTCCTGTCGAAGAAGCGCGCGACGTGATCAACGCGCTGGCCAGTGATGCCAAACGGGTTGAGATCCAATGGGCCATTTCGGAAAATAGCCTCCCCAAACCTGCGGTTAAAGTGATGCTGAACCTGTCGCAAATCGCGCTGGACGCGCTGGTGCGCGGCGGCACGCTGGATATTGGCGCGGAAAAACGCGATGGCAATATCGAGATTGTGGCCCGCGCAACGGGACCAAAAATCGCCTTTGACGAGACAATCGGCCACGCATTGCAGGGCGATATTGCCGCGGTTGAAATCACCAGCCGCACCGCTGCAGCGCATATGATCGCATTGCTGGCGGAGGAAATTGGCGGCGGCTTGCAATATGCGGTCACTGATGATGCGCTGGTGCTTGGCGCTGTGTTGCCGGAACCAGAAGGCATGATCGGGTGA
- a CDS encoding Mov34/MPN/PAD-1 family protein has product MSLEVSRAVIERMERAAIAAQPEEACAILLGQGNCISALLETRNVHPDPRTHFEIDPHALIRAFKAERSGGLQVIGYFHSHPSGDPSPSATDRAMAAHDGKVWAIFAGGTIAFWRDNKDNFDTLSYAMGTD; this is encoded by the coding sequence ATGTCATTGGAAGTCTCAAGAGCAGTAATCGAGAGGATGGAGCGCGCCGCAATCGCCGCGCAGCCCGAGGAAGCCTGCGCCATTTTGCTGGGGCAGGGCAATTGCATCTCTGCACTGTTAGAGACGCGCAATGTTCATCCCGACCCGCGCACGCATTTTGAGATCGATCCGCACGCCTTGATCCGCGCATTTAAAGCCGAACGCAGCGGCGGTTTGCAGGTGATCGGATACTTCCATTCCCATCCCAGCGGCGATCCCAGCCCGTCCGCGACCGACCGCGCCATGGCTGCGCATGACGGCAAAGTATGGGCCATATTTGCCGGCGGCACCATCGCGTTCTGGCGAGATAATAAAGACAACTTTGACACGCTTTCCTACGCTATGGGAACCGACTAG